A region of Saccopteryx leptura isolate mSacLep1 chromosome X, mSacLep1_pri_phased_curated, whole genome shotgun sequence DNA encodes the following proteins:
- the LOC136385632 gene encoding large ribosomal subunit protein eL39-like gives MSSHKTFRIKRFLAQNQNKTKQKKKQKQNRPIPQWIQMKTGNKIRHNSKRRHWRRTKLGL, from the coding sequence ATGTCTTCTCACAAGACTTTCAGGATCAAGAGGTTCCTGgcccaaaaccaaaacaaaacaaaacaaaaaaaaaaacaaaagcagaatcgGCCCATTCCCCAATGGATTCAGATGAAAACTGGTAATAAAATCAGGCACAACTCTAAGAGGAGGCACTGGAGGAGAACCAAACTGGGTCTGTAA